In one window of Verrucomicrobiota bacterium DNA:
- a CDS encoding twin-arginine translocation signal domain-containing protein has translation MHTNEFIFPHRLTRRDFLKMSGVVTAGLTMPSLAQAAEKKTHVRIGNGHHTYTLDDDWGKLPEGMKYGFGCGVIVDSKDRIYVTSRSTSPCVAIFDRHGKLLETWSDNFAENVGFTTAQVKDTAHCLYLSKEGRNEFIYWTENASTNKEGPKLGKRVYKTDLKGKVLYEIGNVSKEGSTSQKFDWTNPTDVAVATNGDIYVVDGYGSQRVSRFDKNFKHIRTIGEKTEKSAVGKNAPHGTFNTCHGVWVNTLKKSGPEIYIADRHNDRLEVFDLELNYKRTLADDVRNPCCFYQHKDHLYIPDLASQVTILDADDKLVAHLGDGKGAADNKTNPALFAAPHAMCVDSHGDFYVVEWVDFGRPRKFKHTPQAA, from the coding sequence ATGCATACGAACGAATTCATTTTCCCCCATCGCCTGACCCGGCGCGATTTCCTCAAGATGAGCGGCGTCGTAACCGCCGGCCTGACGATGCCAAGTCTCGCACAAGCAGCCGAAAAGAAAACCCACGTCCGCATCGGCAACGGTCATCACACCTACACCCTCGACGATGACTGGGGCAAACTGCCCGAAGGGATGAAGTATGGTTTCGGTTGCGGAGTTATCGTTGACTCCAAAGACCGCATCTATGTGACTTCGCGATCCACGAGCCCTTGTGTCGCGATCTTTGACCGCCACGGCAAGTTGCTCGAAACCTGGAGCGACAACTTTGCCGAGAACGTCGGCTTCACGACGGCGCAAGTGAAGGACACGGCGCATTGCCTCTACCTGAGCAAAGAGGGTCGGAACGAGTTCATCTACTGGACGGAAAACGCCAGCACCAACAAGGAAGGGCCGAAGCTCGGCAAGCGCGTCTATAAGACCGACCTCAAGGGCAAAGTCCTTTACGAAATCGGGAACGTCAGCAAGGAAGGCAGCACGTCGCAGAAGTTCGACTGGACCAATCCGACCGACGTGGCCGTTGCCACGAATGGCGACATCTACGTGGTGGACGGTTATGGCAGCCAGCGCGTGAGCCGCTTTGACAAGAATTTCAAACACATCAGAACGATTGGCGAGAAGACGGAGAAGTCAGCGGTCGGCAAGAACGCGCCACACGGCACGTTCAACACTTGCCACGGCGTATGGGTCAACACCCTCAAGAAAAGCGGGCCGGAGATTTACATTGCCGACCGGCATAACGACCGGCTCGAAGTCTTTGACCTCGAGCTCAACTACAAGCGCACACTGGCCGACGACGTGCGCAACCCGTGTTGCTTCTACCAGCACAAAGACCATCTCTACATTCCCGACCTCGCCAGCCAGGTCACGATCCTCGATGCGGACGACAAACTCGTCGCGCACCTCGGCGACGGCAAAGGTGCCGCCGACAACAAGACCAACCCCGCGCTCTTCGCCGCGCCGCACGCGATGTGCGTGGATTCACACGGAGATTTCTACGTCGTCGAATGGGTGGATTTTGGTCGGCCAAGAAAATTCAAGCACACGCCGCAGGCCGCTTGA
- a CDS encoding DUF1080 domain-containing protein has protein sequence MKNYVTTLVLALLTLSCSTLLHGGPVKIFDGKSFNGWDGDTNRTWRIEDGALVGGSLKTTVPRNEFIATTRSYTNFVLRLHFKLTGSEGFINGGVQIRSVRTTNPPNEMSGYQVDIGDPEWWGCIYDESRRNRVVAKSDINELNKVLKRNDWNEYVIRCEGKRIRAFINGLQTVDYTEPEDSIPQYGRIGFQVHGGGKTEAWYKDITIEELR, from the coding sequence ATGAAGAATTACGTAACAACTCTCGTTCTCGCGCTCTTAACCTTGTCCTGTTCTACACTTCTGCACGGTGGGCCGGTGAAAATCTTCGACGGCAAATCCTTCAACGGCTGGGACGGCGACACGAACCGCACCTGGCGCATCGAGGACGGCGCGCTCGTGGGCGGCTCGCTCAAGACGACTGTTCCGCGCAACGAGTTCATCGCCACGACGCGCAGCTACACGAATTTTGTATTGCGGCTGCATTTCAAGTTGACCGGCAGCGAAGGCTTCATCAACGGCGGCGTGCAGATACGCAGCGTGCGCACCACCAATCCACCGAATGAGATGAGTGGTTACCAGGTGGACATCGGCGATCCGGAATGGTGGGGTTGCATCTACGACGAATCGCGCCGCAACAGGGTCGTCGCCAAGTCCGACATCAACGAGTTGAACAAGGTTTTGAAGCGGAACGACTGGAACGAATACGTGATCCGCTGTGAAGGCAAACGGATTCGGGCGTTCATCAACGGCCTGCAAACGGTCGATTACACCGAGCCGGAAGATTCCATTCCGCAATATGGCCGCATTGGTTTCCAGGTCCACGGTGGCGGCAAGACCGAAGCGTGGTATAAGGACATCACGATTGAAGAGTTGCGGTAG